A DNA window from Desulfovibrio oxyclinae DSM 11498 contains the following coding sequences:
- a CDS encoding sigma-54-dependent transcriptional regulator, with the protein MSRNVLVVEDELSIRIGIQHTLTAEGYSVESYEDADSALQAMTERSFDLLITDMRLPGISGLDLLGRVKELYPGTGTMLITAFPEIELAVKAMRQGAFDFLCKPFSNEGLLIAVERFFNYRELKRENVQFKTSAGLDEMIGGQAMQPVFERIRAIADACTPVLVLGPSGTGKELVANALHNLSARNDCEFIKINCSALPEHLLESELFGHEKGAFTGAHKRRVGKFEAANGGTFFFDEIGDMPLSLQAKLLRVLEDGEITRVGGNTPIRVEVRTVFATAKDLDAALEEGAFREDLYYRINVVPITLPPLSERGDDIIKLMQHFLQLYGARHGKEGITISPKAQNALLSYDYPGNIRELRNIVERSVLLTQEGVVRLGHLPQRVRGEEPPAAPGCVEDTVGLEDGVRQYERERIIHALEQTGNRKQLAAEQLGISRKVLWKKMKDLGINS; encoded by the coding sequence ATGAGTCGGAATGTTTTAGTTGTGGAGGACGAACTCTCCATCCGCATCGGGATTCAGCACACACTCACGGCGGAAGGATATTCCGTGGAATCCTACGAGGATGCGGACAGCGCGCTACAGGCCATGACGGAACGCAGCTTTGACCTGCTCATCACGGACATGCGCCTGCCGGGCATCTCCGGGCTCGATCTGCTGGGGCGGGTCAAAGAGCTGTATCCCGGAACCGGGACCATGCTCATCACTGCCTTCCCCGAAATTGAGCTGGCCGTGAAGGCCATGCGACAGGGCGCCTTCGATTTTCTCTGCAAGCCCTTCAGCAACGAAGGGCTGCTCATCGCCGTGGAGCGGTTTTTCAATTACCGCGAGCTCAAGCGCGAAAACGTCCAGTTCAAGACCAGCGCCGGGCTGGACGAGATGATCGGCGGGCAGGCCATGCAGCCGGTGTTCGAGCGGATCCGGGCTATTGCCGACGCCTGTACTCCGGTGCTTGTTCTGGGGCCGAGCGGCACCGGCAAGGAGCTGGTGGCCAATGCTCTGCACAACCTGAGCGCCCGAAACGACTGCGAATTCATCAAGATCAACTGCTCTGCGCTGCCGGAGCACCTGTTGGAATCGGAACTGTTCGGGCATGAGAAGGGAGCGTTTACCGGCGCGCACAAGCGGCGGGTGGGCAAGTTCGAGGCTGCCAACGGCGGAACCTTTTTCTTTGATGAAATCGGGGACATGCCGCTTTCGCTTCAGGCCAAGCTGTTGCGCGTTCTGGAAGACGGGGAGATCACCCGCGTGGGGGGCAACACACCCATCAGGGTGGAGGTGCGCACGGTCTTTGCCACAGCCAAGGACCTTGACGCGGCGCTTGAAGAAGGAGCTTTCCGCGAAGACCTCTACTACCGAATCAATGTGGTGCCCATTACGCTGCCTCCGCTCAGCGAACGCGGAGACGACATCATCAAGCTCATGCAGCACTTCCTGCAACTCTACGGAGCGCGACACGGCAAGGAAGGCATCACCATCTCGCCCAAGGCCCAGAACGCCCTGCTGAGCTATGACTATCCGGGCAATATCAGGGAATTGCGCAATATCGTGGAGCGCTCCGTGCTGCTCACGCAGGAGGGTGTGGTTCGCCTCGGGCATCTGCCGCAGCGGGTGCGGGGTGAGGAACCGCCCGCCGCTCCGGGGTGCGTGGAAGATACCGTGGGTCTTGAGGACGGCGTGCGCCAGTACGAACGCGAGCGCATCATCCACGCACTGGAACAGACCGGCAACAGAAAACAGCTCGCCGCCGAGCAGCTCGGCATCAGCCGCAAGGTTCTCTGGAAAAAGATGAAGGATCTGGGCATCAATTCGTAG
- a CDS encoding sensor histidine kinase translates to MALPGGLRFRSIAIVLLCISGAIFATAYSMLEKERELLMKTARQQAVSLTKASAIVFTNTFIYEELEMLDETDMVDYLSYYVSDVMRTDPRILAFAVLDKRGEVVANNSRSEAWEDVGQLKGLSGLRTVVVGEGYDAALAVSMPLAIESKRWGYCRLVFSLENIERSRVSARNEILLIAGLCLLISALLVGIVIHFQVKALKKLSGAMERFTVNKDFSRPFPELPARKDEIGQLQQSFAWMVRRLRDEEEERARAEEQMFHTEKMATIGKLTASIAHEINNPLGGVILCFNNLTKGELDEQAREQHIEVIHSGIERIRKIMRDLLDYSRQSSLVIQPADVEDVVRKSVSLLELFSRKRHVRIEVTLPDELPQVPMDSAKMQQVVVNLLVNAVHATPEGGSIIIEGYAEKDWLTLMISDTGPGIPEEIRERIFDPFYTTKDVGEGTGLGLALAKSLTEQHGGRLVLAKSDKEGSVFAIHLPRREKDR, encoded by the coding sequence ATGGCTCTCCCCGGAGGACTGCGGTTTCGATCCATCGCGATAGTCTTGCTGTGCATCTCAGGCGCTATTTTCGCCACCGCCTATTCCATGCTCGAAAAAGAGCGTGAGCTGCTCATGAAGACTGCACGGCAGCAGGCGGTGTCGCTGACAAAGGCCTCCGCCATCGTCTTCACCAACACCTTTATCTACGAAGAGTTGGAGATGCTCGACGAGACGGACATGGTGGACTACCTCTCCTACTATGTCTCCGATGTCATGCGCACCGACCCGAGGATTCTGGCCTTCGCGGTGCTCGACAAGCGCGGGGAAGTGGTGGCGAACAACAGCCGCTCCGAGGCGTGGGAAGACGTCGGACAGCTCAAGGGGTTGTCCGGACTGCGCACGGTGGTTGTCGGGGAGGGCTATGACGCCGCCCTCGCCGTTTCCATGCCGCTGGCCATCGAGTCCAAGCGCTGGGGCTACTGTCGTCTCGTCTTTTCGCTGGAGAACATCGAGCGCTCAAGGGTTTCCGCGCGGAACGAAATTCTGCTCATCGCCGGGCTGTGCCTGCTGATCTCCGCACTATTGGTCGGGATCGTCATTCATTTTCAGGTCAAGGCGCTCAAGAAGCTTTCCGGGGCCATGGAACGGTTCACCGTGAACAAGGATTTTTCACGACCTTTCCCGGAGCTGCCCGCACGCAAGGACGAAATTGGCCAGCTTCAGCAGAGTTTCGCGTGGATGGTTCGCCGGCTTCGTGACGAGGAAGAGGAGCGCGCCAGAGCGGAAGAGCAGATGTTCCACACCGAGAAGATGGCGACCATCGGCAAGCTTACAGCGAGCATCGCGCACGAAATCAACAATCCCCTCGGCGGGGTCATTCTGTGCTTCAACAACCTGACCAAGGGAGAACTTGACGAGCAGGCCCGGGAGCAGCACATCGAGGTCATCCATTCCGGCATTGAGCGTATTCGCAAGATTATGCGGGACCTGCTGGACTACTCGCGCCAGTCGTCGCTGGTGATTCAGCCCGCCGATGTGGAGGACGTGGTTCGCAAAAGCGTTTCGCTGCTTGAGCTGTTCAGCAGGAAACGTCATGTGCGCATTGAAGTGACCCTGCCGGATGAGCTTCCGCAGGTTCCCATGGACAGCGCGAAGATGCAGCAGGTGGTCGTCAACCTGCTGGTGAACGCGGTGCACGCCACGCCCGAGGGCGGCTCCATCATCATCGAAGGCTACGCCGAGAAGGACTGGCTCACCCTGATGATTTCGGATACCGGGCCCGGCATCCCGGAAGAAATACGCGAACGAATTTTCGATCCGTTCTACACCACCAAGGACGTGGGCGAGGGCACCGGACTCGGGCTGGCGCTGGCAAAGTCGCTCACCGAGCAGCACGGCGGCAGGCTTGTTCTGGCCAAATCGGACAAAGAGGGCAGCGTGTTCGCCATACATCTGCCGCGCAGGGAGAAGGATAGATGA
- a CDS encoding PGN_0703 family putative restriction endonuclease, whose protein sequence is MTAKNSKGLRKSWHYKLYSAFQSEVRAAAEKWFEDKEYATAAKRPYCLSGGRESWPGNIISDQVVEYIQSTKEQHEQERTCFPLHKYLHHGLSSQAMLFNLLGPLKVRGDLTPLENMVAAAGIKGPVGNVDLTFEFDDRSVFNEDAGQPTSIDACLHGDSGNAVFIEAKFAESGFGGCSVFSRGDCAGRNPSPDRFSECYLHHIGRAYWQRMKELGMTESPLLQGRICPFVSYYQFFREAMFALHLGGSFLLLHDSRNPAYVKERDGDGEQAGLWPFLLESIPDQYRDRIGRVTVQDLVAEIKRHNIHSDWIDLFEAKYGLKGKRAPAG, encoded by the coding sequence ATGACTGCCAAAAACAGCAAAGGCTTGAGGAAAAGTTGGCATTATAAGCTCTATAGCGCCTTTCAGAGTGAGGTTCGAGCTGCTGCGGAAAAATGGTTTGAAGATAAAGAATATGCAACTGCCGCCAAAAGGCCCTACTGCCTGAGCGGTGGGCGGGAAAGCTGGCCTGGCAATATCATCTCTGATCAAGTGGTGGAGTATATCCAGAGCACTAAAGAACAGCACGAACAGGAAAGGACCTGCTTTCCTCTCCACAAGTATTTGCATCACGGTCTGAGCAGTCAGGCCATGTTGTTTAATCTTTTGGGGCCGCTTAAGGTGAGGGGTGACCTGACTCCACTTGAGAACATGGTGGCAGCTGCTGGCATCAAAGGCCCCGTCGGAAATGTTGATCTAACTTTCGAGTTCGACGACCGCTCGGTTTTCAATGAGGACGCGGGACAGCCGACATCCATAGACGCCTGCCTGCATGGAGATTCTGGCAATGCGGTCTTCATAGAGGCAAAGTTCGCGGAAAGCGGATTCGGTGGGTGTTCCGTTTTTTCACGGGGAGACTGCGCAGGAAGAAATCCGAGTCCTGATCGTTTTTCGGAGTGTTATCTTCATCACATAGGGAGAGCCTACTGGCAGAGAATGAAAGAACTGGGAATGACAGAGTCACCGCTTTTACAAGGTCGGATATGTCCATTCGTCAGTTATTATCAGTTCTTCCGGGAGGCGATGTTCGCTCTTCATCTGGGGGGCAGTTTTCTCCTGCTGCATGATTCCAGAAACCCTGCTTACGTGAAGGAAAGGGATGGCGATGGAGAGCAGGCCGGGCTCTGGCCTTTCTTGCTTGAGTCTATACCCGACCAGTACCGTGACAGGATAGGGAGGGTGACCGTTCAGGATTTGGTCGCGGAAATCAAACGCCATAATATCCATAGTGATTGGATTGATTTATTTGAAGCAAAGTATGGCCTGAAAGGGAAGCGAGCGCCGGCAGGCTGA
- a CDS encoding universal stress protein, with protein sequence MQSDAAVASGTKNVLLATTGRDNCLKAEEFALSYCAENAATLGIVHVVESDLSHYGQVDSLATEGDRSDFIIHARRQEEYDVRQRLERVTAKAEALNVDYELYIEWDAPLYCITKHVRETRSELLVIGGERKRFNPFSLSHCLTRKVPCQVRKVF encoded by the coding sequence ATGCAGTCAGACGCAGCGGTTGCATCCGGAACGAAAAACGTCCTGCTGGCCACCACCGGCAGGGACAACTGTCTCAAGGCCGAAGAGTTTGCGCTTTCCTACTGCGCGGAAAACGCTGCCACACTCGGTATCGTGCATGTGGTGGAATCCGACCTGAGCCATTACGGTCAGGTGGACTCGCTTGCCACCGAGGGCGACCGGAGCGATTTCATCATTCACGCCCGAAGGCAGGAGGAATATGACGTCCGGCAGCGGCTGGAGCGCGTAACCGCCAAAGCCGAGGCCCTGAACGTGGATTATGAACTGTACATAGAATGGGATGCTCCCTTATATTGCATCACGAAGCATGTGCGCGAGACGCGCTCCGAGCTTCTGGTGATCGGCGGGGAACGGAAACGATTCAACCCGTTCAGTCTTTCGCACTGCCTCACGCGGAAGGTGCCGTGTCAGGTCAGGAAGGTATTCTAA
- the phnD gene encoding phosphate/phosphite/phosphonate ABC transporter substrate-binding protein — MTRLARILALMLLLLVASTPALGSGDPLRLGVITLSHPLMMYRQYLPFTDHVSEHSELTVELVLAKDYESIIRDLLDDEIDVALLGGLSYLEARRASADITPLCGVLSGDGTPTNRTVIFTRETGGSIATLKDLRGKRFAFASRHSTSGYLHPLCFLGKNGVERADFVKAENLRTHEAVVRAVLRGNYDAGAVSASTFMRFAGEGLKTLARTPSHPGFVFAARAPGIPRVERFRQFLLGMDYSSPELRSKAEGWSPLLRNGFVSVADSDYSKVRDLLQCAARYGYGG; from the coding sequence ATGACAAGGCTGGCGCGTATTCTGGCCCTAATGCTGCTGTTGCTGGTCGCATCAACCCCTGCCTTGGGTTCCGGCGACCCGTTGCGGCTGGGCGTCATCACCCTGAGTCATCCGCTCATGATGTATCGGCAGTACCTGCCGTTCACCGACCATGTTTCCGAACACTCCGAGCTGACCGTCGAGCTTGTGCTCGCCAAGGACTACGAGAGCATCATCCGGGATCTGCTGGATGACGAGATAGACGTGGCTCTGCTGGGCGGGCTGTCCTACCTCGAAGCACGCCGGGCTTCCGCCGACATCACGCCCCTGTGCGGTGTCCTTTCAGGCGACGGGACCCCCACGAATCGCACCGTCATTTTCACCCGCGAAACCGGCGGGAGCATTGCCACCCTGAAGGACCTGCGGGGCAAACGTTTCGCCTTTGCCTCCCGTCATTCCACCTCCGGCTATCTGCACCCTCTGTGCTTTCTCGGAAAAAACGGCGTGGAGCGCGCCGATTTCGTCAAGGCGGAGAATCTGCGCACCCACGAGGCCGTTGTCCGGGCAGTGCTCCGGGGCAACTATGACGCAGGAGCGGTTTCGGCGTCCACGTTCATGCGGTTTGCCGGGGAAGGGTTGAAAACCCTTGCCCGCACCCCGTCGCATCCGGGATTCGTCTTTGCCGCCAGAGCGCCGGGGATTCCGAGGGTCGAGCGTTTCAGGCAGTTTCTGCTGGGGATGGATTATTCCTCGCCTGAACTGCGTTCCAAGGCTGAAGGATGGAGTCCGCTGCTGCGCAACGGGTTCGTCTCGGTTGCCGACTCCGATTACTCCAAGGTCCGGGACCTGCTCCAATGCGCCGCCCGGTACGGGTACGGGGGGTAG